A genomic region of Halopelagius longus contains the following coding sequences:
- a CDS encoding CbiX/SirB N-terminal domain-containing protein — protein MTSDTILLIGRDTRNAHEVLEAHAERLRGRAIADAVEVATYESEPVRELRGRFERLSADEVYAVPMCTAHTHETINDIPSALSYVPGDVRYCEPLGQSPAVTEVIEERGADLIPPSEEVSLILVGFGSSSKPYHRQTVDYHAARLREQSAYGEVLTCYLLQNPTVECVRYNTTKTRSVAVPLFLARSEATESRIPDELELVRGGIEYADPYGEHARITDAVHAEVEKQRALSRADSAPTASFEGQLTQTRRPLATDGEGVPR, from the coding sequence ATGACATCCGACACAATCCTCCTCATCGGCCGCGATACGCGAAACGCCCACGAAGTACTCGAAGCCCACGCCGAGCGACTGCGCGGGCGTGCTATCGCCGACGCCGTGGAGGTGGCGACGTACGAGAGCGAACCGGTTCGCGAACTCCGCGGACGGTTCGAGCGACTCTCCGCCGACGAGGTGTACGCGGTTCCGATGTGCACCGCACACACCCACGAGACGATCAACGACATCCCGTCCGCGCTCTCGTACGTCCCGGGGGACGTTCGCTACTGCGAACCGCTCGGACAGAGCCCCGCCGTCACCGAGGTAATCGAGGAGCGAGGGGCGGACCTGATTCCGCCGTCGGAGGAGGTGTCTCTCATCCTCGTGGGGTTCGGGAGCAGTTCGAAGCCCTATCACCGACAGACCGTCGACTATCACGCCGCCCGACTCCGCGAACAGTCGGCCTACGGGGAGGTTCTGACCTGCTATCTCCTCCAGAACCCCACGGTGGAGTGCGTCCGGTACAACACGACGAAGACGCGGTCCGTGGCGGTTCCGCTCTTTCTCGCGCGAAGCGAGGCGACCGAGAGCCGAATTCCCGACGAACTCGAACTCGTCCGCGGCGGCATCGAGTACGCCGACCCCTACGGCGAGCACGCGCGGATTACGGACGCCGTTCACGCCGAAGTCGAGAAACAGCGCGCGCTCTCTCGCGCGGACTCCGCGCCGACGGCCTCCTTCGAGGGGCAACTGACTCAGACGCGACGACCCCTCGCGACCGACGGAGAGGGCGTCCCGCGGTGA
- a CDS encoding cobalt-precorrin-7 (C(5))-methyltransferase produces MSDAYDLDAGPDPAALAASEPEPSDAEGPVYAVGIGPGNPEYLTPRGERAIRDADVVVGFETVVEFVRGRTDAELLTCGYRDEAETLAAFADRIEDGASGTAVLMGDPNHSGYQFVGKVQAAVEAPVRVIPGISSLQVAASRARTPMEETAFVTLHKSGDIAPDLQRLRESVGERHLLVLPRPYDWMPEDVAAELLDCGASASLEALVLERLTHDDEAVTKTTLGELRALSAESDADSSPFSDLSVLAVRSG; encoded by the coding sequence GTGAGCGACGCGTACGACTTAGACGCCGGCCCGGACCCGGCGGCACTCGCGGCGTCGGAACCCGAACCCTCGGACGCGGAGGGCCCGGTGTACGCCGTCGGCATCGGTCCCGGAAACCCGGAGTATCTGACCCCCCGCGGCGAGCGTGCGATTCGCGACGCCGACGTGGTGGTGGGCTTCGAGACGGTGGTCGAGTTCGTCCGCGGGCGGACGGACGCCGAACTGCTCACCTGCGGGTACCGCGACGAGGCGGAGACGCTGGCGGCGTTCGCCGACCGAATCGAAGACGGGGCGTCCGGGACGGCAGTCCTGATGGGCGACCCGAACCACTCGGGCTACCAGTTCGTCGGGAAGGTGCAGGCCGCCGTCGAAGCGCCGGTCCGGGTGATTCCGGGGATATCGTCGCTTCAGGTCGCCGCGAGCAGGGCGCGGACGCCGATGGAGGAGACGGCGTTCGTCACCCTCCACAAGAGCGGTGACATCGCCCCCGACCTTCAGCGACTCCGCGAGAGCGTCGGCGAACGGCACCTGCTCGTCCTTCCGCGTCCCTACGACTGGATGCCCGAGGACGTCGCCGCCGAGTTACTCGACTGCGGCGCGTCGGCGTCGCTCGAAGCCCTCGTGTTGGAACGGTTGACGCACGACGACGAGGCGGTGACCAAGACGACGCTGGGCGAACTCCGAGCGCTCTCGGCGGAGTCCGACGCCGACTCGTCGCCGTTCTCCGACCTCTCCGTGCTCGCCGTTCGCTCCGGGTGA
- a CDS encoding precorrin-8X methylmutase, with the protein MTTEEGRQDRGTDREDGDFEEYADLGATTENAMDIAETSMDRVRKLVPDETLADRIRQKSVHATGDPEFQHLVRFTGETAEEPVVAGARAVLEERPIVTDITMVKAGITGRGHDCPVEKAIGNGAELAARTGMTRTAASVLELDRRGVYDGAIAVVGNAPTAALALADCIEDGTRPAVVVATPVGFVKAAESRKRLRDVAGEHGVPAITNVGRRGGSGLAAGLTNELVHVASDARSGEVDLP; encoded by the coding sequence CGGCGACTTCGAGGAGTACGCCGACCTCGGGGCGACCACCGAGAACGCGATGGACATCGCCGAGACGAGCATGGACCGCGTGCGAAAACTCGTCCCCGACGAGACGCTGGCCGACCGCATCAGACAGAAGAGCGTCCACGCGACGGGCGACCCCGAGTTCCAACACCTCGTCCGGTTCACCGGCGAGACGGCGGAGGAACCGGTCGTCGCCGGCGCGCGGGCCGTCCTCGAAGAGCGCCCCATCGTCACCGACATCACCATGGTGAAGGCCGGTATCACCGGCCGCGGCCACGACTGTCCCGTCGAGAAAGCCATCGGCAACGGAGCGGAACTCGCGGCGCGGACGGGGATGACGCGGACGGCCGCCTCGGTGCTCGAACTCGACCGCCGGGGCGTCTACGACGGCGCTATCGCCGTCGTCGGAAACGCGCCGACCGCGGCGCTGGCCCTCGCTGACTGCATCGAAGACGGGACGCGACCCGCCGTCGTCGTCGCCACCCCCGTGGGGTTCGTCAAGGCGGCCGAGAGCCGGAAGCGCCTCCGCGACGTCGCGGGCGAACACGGCGTCCCGGCGATTACGAACGTCGGTCGCCGCGGCGGAAGCGGACTCGCGGCCGGCCTGACGAACGAACTCGTCCACGTGGCGAGCGACGCCCGGAGCGGAGAGGTAGACCTCCCGTGA